One Faecalispora anaeroviscerum genomic window carries:
- a CDS encoding CitMHS family transporter, whose protein sequence is MFLTILAWAMIIVFLTLVISKKMQPFTALVLVPIAFTLAGALGNQYVEKVAKANEVAAANVTIWDQIQIIGKWTVAGLTKTSTTAIMLLFAILFFSVMLNVGLFDPVTKFIIRLAGGDPVKVLVGTAAVAAMVSLNGDGTTTTLIVCTAFIPIYQKLGLKMMNLGVLTVLMNTIMNLLPWGGPTARVISVLGEVSEQSILNALLPGMGVAIVYMLGVAYYLGLKERKRVGIQHLGHDEIEALTKPSSPEEEALKRPKLIWINAIMTVGAVVMLVLGTFPSVFIFLVGTALAVLINYRTLKEQKARISDNAGDALQVSILVMAAGIFMGLFTNSGMSDALASSMIYLIPEQMGRFWGLVTAVISAPGTFFLSNDAFYYGVLPVFAEAGYRYGYTALELGTASLLGQAFHLLSPLVAFIYLLLNLTGLDMGEWQKESAKWAVGIFVIFIGMAAITGSVPLFK, encoded by the coding sequence ATGTTTTTAACTATTTTGGCGTGGGCCATGATCATCGTATTCCTTACGCTGGTCATATCCAAAAAAATGCAGCCGTTTACCGCTCTTGTATTGGTACCTATTGCCTTTACTCTGGCCGGTGCTCTCGGCAACCAGTACGTTGAAAAGGTAGCCAAGGCAAATGAGGTCGCCGCTGCCAATGTCACCATTTGGGATCAGATTCAGATTATTGGCAAGTGGACTGTGGCTGGTTTGACTAAGACCTCCACCACCGCGATCATGCTGTTATTCGCGATTCTGTTCTTCTCCGTCATGTTGAATGTGGGTCTGTTTGATCCCGTCACAAAATTTATCATCCGTCTGGCCGGCGGTGACCCGGTTAAGGTTCTTGTTGGTACCGCAGCGGTTGCCGCAATGGTCTCTCTGAACGGCGACGGAACCACTACCACCCTGATCGTCTGTACCGCGTTCATTCCGATTTACCAGAAGCTGGGCCTCAAAATGATGAACCTTGGCGTTCTGACCGTTTTAATGAACACAATTATGAACCTGCTGCCCTGGGGCGGACCGACCGCCCGTGTTATCTCCGTATTGGGCGAGGTTTCCGAGCAAAGCATTCTAAACGCGCTGCTGCCCGGCATGGGTGTAGCAATTGTATACATGTTGGGTGTTGCCTACTACCTGGGCCTGAAAGAGCGCAAGAGAGTTGGCATTCAGCACCTGGGTCATGATGAAATCGAAGCGCTGACGAAGCCCTCTTCTCCCGAAGAGGAAGCCCTCAAGCGCCCGAAACTGATCTGGATCAACGCGATTATGACTGTTGGCGCGGTTGTGATGCTGGTCCTTGGCACCTTCCCGTCCGTATTCATCTTCCTCGTGGGCACTGCTTTGGCCGTGCTGATTAACTATCGTACTCTTAAGGAGCAGAAAGCCCGTATTTCCGACAACGCCGGCGATGCTCTGCAGGTATCCATCCTGGTTATGGCTGCCGGTATCTTCATGGGCTTGTTCACCAACTCCGGCATGTCCGACGCGCTGGCTTCCAGCATGATCTACCTGATTCCCGAGCAGATGGGTCGTTTCTGGGGTCTGGTTACCGCAGTAATCTCCGCACCCGGCACCTTCTTCCTTTCCAACGATGCTTTCTATTACGGCGTGCTGCCGGTATTCGCAGAGGCAGGCTACCGTTATGGCTACACTGCTCTGGAGCTCGGCACCGCATCTCTGCTGGGCCAGGCATTCCATCTGCTCAGCCCTCTGGTAGCATTCATTTATCTGCTGCTGAACCTGACCGGACTGGACATGGGCGAGTGGCAGAAGGAATCCGCAAAATGGGCCGTAGGTATTTTTGTTATCTTCATCGGCATGGCGGCCATTACCGGATCTGTACCGCTGTTTAAATAA
- a CDS encoding 5-formyltetrahydrofolate cyclo-ligase: MSVLEEKKKLRAELKQRIAALTPDYIEESNKSIVQNILGYPCYTNAKTIFCFVGTSNEINTSALIEQALADGKRVAVPLCIGKGIMEAREIHSLAELHSGMMGILEPTAQSVLVTPAEIDFAVLPCVSCDRRGNRLGYGGGYYDRFLEKATFCSVLICREQLLCGQIPTEPHDIAIPAVITEAGCFSD; this comes from the coding sequence ATGTCTGTTCTGGAAGAAAAAAAGAAGCTTCGCGCCGAGCTTAAGCAAAGAATTGCTGCGCTTACTCCCGATTATATTGAAGAATCCAACAAAAGCATTGTGCAAAACATACTTGGGTACCCCTGCTACACAAACGCGAAAACGATCTTTTGCTTTGTCGGCACCTCCAACGAAATCAACACGAGCGCCCTGATCGAGCAGGCACTCGCAGATGGCAAGCGCGTTGCGGTTCCCCTGTGTATCGGCAAAGGCATTATGGAAGCACGGGAAATCCACTCACTTGCTGAATTGCACAGTGGGATGATGGGGATTCTGGAGCCAACCGCCCAAAGCGTACTTGTCACTCCCGCGGAAATTGATTTCGCCGTTCTTCCCTGCGTTTCCTGCGACAGGCGCGGAAACCGACTGGGCTACGGCGGCGGCTATTACGACCGTTTTCTTGAGAAGGCAACGTTCTGCTCCGTTCTGATCTGCCGGGAACAATTGCTTTGCGGGCAGATTCCGACGGAGCCGCACGATATTGCCATCCCAGCCGTAATTACAGAAGCCGGTTGCTTTTCCGACTAG
- a CDS encoding SIS domain-containing protein has product MEIQEIIADIKGKTESSGGLKKVYFVACGGSQAAIYPAKYLMECEAKNIGTGIFNSNEFVHATPRSLDDRCICIICSLKATAETVEAVKTANAKGAYTIAMTGFSDTAMAQNGKYAVIYSNGDDQVYSEANQALALKLAFEILYQFEGYAHYDAAMQAYGKLDSIIAKAKQSMLPAAKAFGERYQSEEIFYVLGSGPLTGTAYTMASCHLMEMQCRHAVMLHSGEYFHGPFETTDKHLPMILLMSTGKTRFLDERVLKFLKTYAENYTVIDAADTGLSLIDDSVSEYFNSVVMIPIERFFVSQMAEIRGHSMDDRRYMWKVEY; this is encoded by the coding sequence ATGGAGATCCAAGAAATCATTGCGGACATCAAGGGGAAAACAGAATCGTCCGGTGGTTTGAAAAAGGTGTATTTTGTCGCGTGCGGCGGCTCGCAGGCAGCGATTTATCCTGCGAAATATTTAATGGAGTGCGAGGCAAAGAATATTGGAACCGGTATTTTCAACAGCAACGAGTTTGTTCACGCAACGCCCCGTTCGCTGGATGACCGCTGCATCTGCATCATCTGCTCGCTGAAGGCCACAGCCGAAACCGTGGAGGCGGTAAAAACAGCAAATGCAAAGGGGGCCTACACCATCGCAATGACTGGATTTTCTGATACAGCCATGGCCCAGAACGGCAAATATGCGGTGATCTATTCGAACGGTGACGATCAGGTGTACTCCGAGGCGAATCAGGCGCTGGCCTTAAAGCTCGCGTTTGAAATTCTGTATCAATTTGAGGGCTATGCCCACTATGACGCCGCAATGCAGGCCTACGGCAAGCTTGATTCGATCATTGCTAAGGCCAAGCAGAGCATGCTGCCCGCCGCAAAGGCTTTTGGGGAGCGGTATCAGAGTGAGGAGATATTCTATGTGTTGGGCAGCGGCCCACTCACAGGCACAGCCTACACGATGGCAAGCTGTCATTTGATGGAGATGCAGTGCCGCCATGCGGTGATGCTGCACAGCGGGGAGTACTTCCACGGTCCGTTTGAAACCACAGACAAGCACTTGCCAATGATTTTGCTGATGAGCACGGGAAAGACACGTTTTCTGGATGAGAGGGTATTAAAATTCTTAAAAACCTATGCGGAGAACTACACGGTTATCGATGCGGCGGACACTGGGCTTTCCCTAATTGACGACAGTGTTTCCGAGTATTTCAATTCTGTTGTCATGATCCCGATCGAGCGCTTCTTCGTTTCTCAGATGGCAGAAATCCGAGGGCATTCCATGGATGACCGCCGCTATATGTGGAAGGTGGAGTACTGA
- a CDS encoding YeiH family protein: MNSVTKKLPGISLAAIIAVPAWILGKLFPVIGSPVLGILFGMLLAFWKRPAVFQDGITYTSKKLLQYSIILLGFDMNLFQIFQAGSQTLLLMAFTLTATFLGAYLVGKALKVDRDTNILIGVGTAICGGSAIAATAPVIGAKDEDVARSISTIFFFNVIAAFLFPFLGHTMQMSDFHFGLWAGTAINDTSSVVAAGYTFSDAAGNLAVIVKLTRTLMIIPVTLVLAFYTAKRQSRSGNANYSFSKIFPWFVLGFVAAAIINTFVPLPVGMGKALASFGKFVIVMAMAAIGLNTNLVDLVKHGWRPIVLGLSCWAILAVTSLAVQYSLLNYLS, encoded by the coding sequence ATGAATTCAGTGACTAAAAAACTGCCCGGAATCTCGCTGGCGGCGATCATCGCCGTACCGGCTTGGATTCTCGGCAAACTGTTCCCGGTGATTGGCAGCCCGGTACTCGGAATCCTGTTTGGCATGCTTCTGGCGTTCTGGAAGCGCCCGGCGGTGTTTCAGGATGGAATCACCTATACCTCGAAAAAGCTGCTGCAGTATTCCATTATTCTGCTGGGCTTTGACATGAACCTGTTCCAAATCTTTCAGGCCGGCAGCCAGACGCTGCTTTTGATGGCATTTACTCTCACCGCCACGTTCCTGGGGGCATACCTGGTCGGCAAAGCACTGAAGGTTGACCGTGACACCAATATCCTGATCGGCGTCGGTACCGCAATCTGCGGCGGCTCGGCGATTGCGGCCACGGCGCCCGTCATCGGTGCGAAGGACGAGGATGTGGCGCGCTCTATCTCGACGATCTTCTTCTTTAATGTAATTGCGGCGTTCCTGTTCCCGTTTTTGGGGCACACCATGCAGATGTCGGACTTCCACTTCGGCCTGTGGGCCGGTACCGCCATCAACGACACCTCTTCTGTTGTGGCGGCGGGCTACACCTTTAGCGACGCGGCGGGCAATCTGGCAGTCATCGTCAAGCTGACTCGCACGCTGATGATTATTCCCGTTACGCTGGTACTCGCTTTCTACACTGCAAAACGACAGTCACGCTCAGGCAACGCCAATTACAGCTTTTCCAAAATCTTTCCCTGGTTTGTGCTGGGATTTGTCGCGGCAGCGATCATCAACACCTTTGTTCCGTTGCCGGTAGGTATGGGAAAAGCGCTGGCTTCCTTCGGCAAATTCGTCATCGTTATGGCGATGGCGGCAATCGGCCTAAACACCAATCTGGTCGATCTTGTCAAGCACGGCTGGCGGCCGATTGTACTGGGCCTCTCCTGCTGGGCGATACTGGCGGTCACCTCACTGGCAGTGCAGTACAGCCTGCTGAACTACCTATCATAA
- a CDS encoding GntR family transcriptional regulator, which yields MLKSRAITPLYEQLMDKLKDQIGSGYYQPGDQLPSEVDMAKQNDVSVITARKAVNELAALGFVEKKQGKGTFVAVPKYWRDYRKIMGFSESCRMAGLTAGSRLLEHKLVVPPDKIVHSLGLPVGSQTVFISRLRFVNSEPMAIENNYFSLKYAFLLEESLDGSLFDVLKEKANVFVAKSQKQIEICRATSSEAKLLNITKNDPLLLVRSTAYVETGEPIYVGSQIINGERFTLYL from the coding sequence ATGTTGAAATCCAGGGCGATTACACCCTTGTATGAACAGTTGATGGATAAGCTGAAAGATCAGATTGGCTCGGGGTATTATCAGCCCGGGGACCAATTGCCTTCTGAAGTAGATATGGCCAAACAGAATGATGTGAGCGTAATTACCGCGCGTAAGGCGGTAAATGAGCTGGCCGCTCTTGGGTTTGTGGAAAAGAAGCAGGGGAAAGGCACCTTTGTGGCAGTTCCGAAATATTGGAGAGATTACCGTAAAATTATGGGCTTTTCAGAATCCTGCCGAATGGCGGGACTGACCGCAGGCAGCCGTTTGTTGGAGCATAAGTTGGTTGTGCCGCCGGATAAAATTGTGCATTCTCTCGGTCTGCCCGTTGGGTCGCAGACAGTGTTCATTTCTCGCCTGCGGTTTGTCAATTCGGAACCCATGGCGATTGAAAATAACTACTTCTCCTTGAAATACGCGTTTTTGCTGGAGGAATCGCTGGATGGCTCCTTATTCGATGTTTTAAAGGAAAAGGCGAATGTGTTTGTAGCAAAATCGCAGAAGCAGATCGAAATCTGCCGGGCCACTTCTTCAGAGGCAAAGCTTCTGAACATCACCAAAAACGACCCGCTTCTTTTGGTTAGGAGCACGGCCTATGTGGAAACCGGGGAGCCGATCTATGTCGGTTCTCAGATTATTAATGGCGAACGGTTTACGCTTTATTTGTAG